The Gossypium hirsutum isolate 1008001.06 chromosome A03, Gossypium_hirsutum_v2.1, whole genome shotgun sequence genome contains the following window.
ATTTGTAAGACTGTTTATTGTTTTGATCATAATCAATCAATATccatttaataaaaatagaattggCTTTCAATTTGATCATCATCGTTTTTGTCTTTTTGCAAATTTCAAGCAAATCATATTACaaaattcatcattttaaaatatctaaTCTATCAGCTAACAGTTTTTACACAcacatttcttttttcttgtgaATAGACCAATCCAAAATTTTGTCAAGGTGAAAACAGTTCAGTGGAGATCTATTACTGAAATTGATACAGCATGGGATTCATATATACTTGCTGGTTTAAGAACCCACTCTCATTCACTTGAAGCTTCCCTGAATCAGTGTATTGGTAAGGTATTTCTTGTAGCTGAAGTTTCTCAACATGGTCACCTGTGGTATTACTGTCTATGGTGTTAGGGAAATAGTCAAAGCTGGAATTGTATGTATTTTCACCCAAAAGTTGGGAAATTGGACCCATGTAATCCAATTCCAGTAGTTGAGGAATCGAACTATTTGTCCTTGGGAATTTCAACATTTGTTGGGTTTCACTAGCATCATTGGAACACTGTGTCATGTGAATTGGGGCATTTGATTCTTCCACTTGTTGATCCAAACCTCTTCCCCCTGGGTTCTTCTTCTTGTAGATTCTGCAGAGGACCCAATCATCCAGCTGAAATTGTAAAACAAGCCCTGTTTCCACTCAGTTTACTTCTATCATCACAACAATACTTGGAAATATTATTAATGACCAAAAAGAAGACAAACTTACTCTCATGGATCCATTTTGCTTGGTGATTTGTTTACGTGAATCATTTAACCGATATTCATGCATAATCCAGTCAGTCTTGAGTCCCTTTGGTGGCTTGCCCTTGTAGAACACAAGAGCTTTCTTCACTCCAACATATTTGGAACCACTATAAATGGCTTTGTCCGTGCCCGTAGCCTTCCAATACCCTGACACCGTCGCCCTATTCGGTCGAACCCCATTCGGGTACTTCCTATCTCGAGGGCTAAAGAAGTACCATTCCTTTTCACCAAACTCTGCTTTATCTTCAACATCATAtgcagaaataaaaaataaaaaataaaaacagtatAGTCAGTACTCAGCAGCATAGCAtaataaaataagggaaaataaatttataaatagacTAACCAGGCAATTGCCATGGATCAAATTTGTAGATATCAACTTCTGGGATAATTGAAACAGGGCATGGCTTTGATTTGGCCTGGTTTTTAAGGTAGAAGGTGATCAATTCTTCATCTGTAGGGTGGAATCTGAAACCTGGAGGAAGGTCAGAGCTGGTTTTTGTTTCCATTCTattcaaaaagaagaaaaaggggatttgaaaagaaagatgGTTTAAGGGTGAAGAGGGGCATAGGAAAAGAAGGGTGTTTGAAATGTTTGCAAGGAGAGGGCTACGCCTTTTATGGTTGCAGTATTCTTGTCGTATTATTGTGCGGGAAAATGGAGTGTGATTGGGTGATGCCTTGACTTTGAAGGAATTTAAACATCGTAAGAAGATCAACTGCCACAACCGGTGAGAACGTGGACAACACGTGCCGCTCTATCTACACAATTCCTTCATTACGCGCTCTTCTGCCTGCCTGCCTTCTTTCTACCTTACCCAATCAAATAACGAAAAGTCTTGTATTTCCTTTGGGATAATTATCCAATGAGATACTTGCACTTTGTATATATCCAATaatttatcactttttttttatataactaACGCAAACTCTAAAATGTTTAACTGCAAagaaaatgttttttatttatttataatagtatactaatttattaaataaatggattaatttaatttgattttatagtGGAGTGAGGAGAGTGAATATAAAAACAATTGGGGAATGAGTCATGCAAAGGTGGTATGGAAAGGAGTTAAAAGAGCGACACGTAGTAGTGGGAAAAGTGGTAGAGTAGGATAAGTATggtataaattttttaaaggaaaGAAAGGTAGACCAAGGGATGGGAACAAGTAAAATAAGAAGAAGATTGTGGTTCTTATCTTAGCCACCTCACTAAATGACCCCTTATTTCGTGCTAAtcctttacatataaatatatactaaTTATCAATTTCTATTTTATACGTAAGAATTTCAAAGATAGAAACACCACGTGGCAAGTTGACCTTCATTAAACAGACTTTTAGAGTTTTGAGGTATATTCCTTAATTATTACGATTTATTCGACATGATTGAGTTGTACATAAAAAAGGATTCAATTCCTAGCAAACCAGCACTCATGATATTTTTACTCACTAACAGTGAAAGAGaaaaatggaagaatatgagAGAAAATCCGACATTTTGTTTTACAACAAGTAGGAGAAGATACCGCAAGTATTACAACATTTTGCTAAAAAGCCCGACTCATTaaaaatggaagaatatgagaaaAAAATCCCACATTTTGTTTTATAGCAAGTATGGAGAAGATACCGCAAGTATTACAACATTTTCTAAAAAGCCCGAATCATTCCTTATTTAGCAATACGAATATTCAAAATTCAGGGTTTCTTTTAACGAATATCCCATTTTATATCATTTCTCAAAATAGCAGGGAGGGCTGGATCCCCCAAGCACTGTGTTTTGAGCATGCTACTTAGGGGATTAGACCCTCCtccattctttttattttttatttttaaaacacatCCAACCAACTAACTATATTATTCAACATCTTCATCTTATCTAAATTATTCTTTGAAAAACATACGACCAAGTGTGTCATCTACCTCTCCCCTTATCTTCAGTAACTAGGAATTTTAGATTGGAGGTCAAAacttttaaacaaataaaaaaatttatataaattaatgcaTAATTTtagtagattttttaaaaatatttttctatttatgttAAACATTTAGAACAAATTTATTTAAGCCttcaatatataaaatttttcatgaagTCAACATATCActagtaatttttttcataaaaataaacatcACTTAAATACTTTTTAGTGTCATGAGAATACAACATACCGGATTTTCAAATACAaaatttacaataattataatagcAACAATAcattctaaataaataaaaaatactaattttttaatCAATCCTAATTTTTTTATGCTCCGTTCGAGAACTTGgatttagattttaattattatataaatagtaAGAATAAGATGCATATATTATAGTCAAATTAGTTGAAAATTAATCcaatatatattagaaaaatataaaaacgtGGATTTGTCTTAATAAATAGACCTCTAGCAAATCTATGTTTATGAGAAATGATTATGAATGTTACATTTCTAAATAGTTTGCTAGtcaatttacattattttttaaatctaaattcTGAAAACCTAGTTTCCAAACGCTACTTCAAGGGTTTGTATTAATCAATCCTAATTTCTTTAAGGATTTGTATTAATCATCTTCCAAAAACTATTATACATTCATGATGTTAGGAGtctcatataaaataaataatctcaaaatcattcaataaataataaaaaaaaactaaatcttgcataaaaaatttaatctatCATAAGAAAGtcacaatattaattttttagatattaatcaataaaacatgaaaagaaaaagatgagttGTTACCAAATTTGAAGAGCAACATGAAAGTATTGAAAGATTGAAAAATTATCTTGTAAAAATTCTAGAGACtaagagaataaaaaaatagagaaaaaagtgATGAATAtgggaagaaaataaaagaaattgttgGGTTTTAGTAGCTCAGAGAGagatgtttatttttatattaaatcatttattttataaaataactctttttttaaaaaattgtgggcctttttcaattttttgtgggatcctttttaaatttttatgtgaattaatacattaaatatataagaaattgtaaaaaatattacaaataatatttattttttaattttttgtgggGTCAATTGACCCCATAAGCATCAACGTGGCTCCGCCACTATTTGTCTTCAATGGTTAGGTATTTTTGTAATACTCTATACCCGACTTAATCATCGGGTCTGGTACCAAATGCCATAACCCGAATAATTTAACAAAAACTCTAAACggatttatttataatttgacactgtcaaattacaaaaataaatacttcaGCTATAATCCACATCATCCGAGAaataaattctttcaaatttacTACCTTTTCAAATCTAGCAGTAGTTACAATTCTAAATTAAGACTTTAATATTGATACGTCCAATTTAATCCCCGAGGTGTGACCTCTAAGGGAGCCTTATAGGGCCAATGCAATTGTCGAGCTAATGCGACTTGGCCTCCGAGCAAATCCTCCAAATTTGTTATGATCTCCTTCGCAGTACGAAAATTCTCGTGTTGCTTTTGCAACACACTACTCATGCTTGCTAACATATAACGTCAAGCAATCGAGTCAGAATCTCTCCAACGATTTCTCGCTTTAGGCTAAGCTTCAGTTGGGCACGTTTCGTTAAGAACGAATTTGTGTTTATCACGACTAAAAACTATCAGAAAGTTTTGCTTCCATTCTTGAAAGTTAtccccatttaatttattctcagtaagaatgctaataagaggagtaggagacatatttgaactgaaaaaaataaagatttcactaattactatctttttattaagaaaatatttttcattttagcaacatatcaagaatgcagtatgatgcatgcgtcttgtattaaaaccttaaacaaatatttttccattgctacgatcattctcacacccatcaaCCATGTCGCACTGGGGTATcatgattaactagcaagaacatggattacatccaatcagttcgtgaatcttaattctcaagactccacATGAAGTAACGACAGTTTAACATTTGGCCATCATCTCTAGCTAAAATATCGTTTCTtcggaaactatttaataagagatgatcttgagtgtgtaaccattggctcaacacccatcatgaacatgctttcatttgtgagtcatcttgggacaatctctctgaaattcatgcataattagttgtccttaaaaggaaatccCATCTAGTGAACCCACATGAAAAAATTTACCTTGGGGTGCGACCTGGGTAGGAACTGGCTcgaaactttatcatgctatcaaTTAGGGACCATCAATAGAGGCCGTAAGTCTTTTTAAAAGACCTtatcccactcaatattttaaaaacaagcaAGGTTTTTAATCCCAAATTTgaagaatgatcatacaatagtcctagtgacattcttacctaatctaaatgACAAACTTTcaatatatgcatggcatgctATGGCAATAATATTCATTCACAAGAATCaatcaattttaaaacaaataattttgattctccatagtttttcttttaagggaaataCCGAAGAAATGAATGCGAACTATACACCAGGTTAGGTCCcaagaaagggaggtgagtcaaatttgaccacataaaaaccaaaaatttccTAGCCAGAGTCAATCCTAAACATGCACATTCTCATTACCTCATTTCTCACGATTATCGAAATATTCTAAATCTAACTTCGGCAGTTGTATAATAGTTGATTCCTTATTGAGATTAAAGACATGCAAATAGGGATATGTTGCTCAACATGCAAAAGAACTATAATGTACAAGAATATGAAAATAGAAAAGCTTAAAAATAGATTAGTTGAGTGAATTATGACATTTATTTTTACTCTAATTCCATGCAAAAAAATGTACCTAGCGAGCAATAAAGAAAATTAGAAGGGAAAGGGGACAATCGTGCTGTATAATTTTGATGAGGTGATTAGTTTGTAGTGGTAATTATGAGCAATTAAAAGCATTTGACTCAAGTAAAGAAATAGATACGAAATACCCATTTTTAGTACATAGGAATCAGGAAATGGATTGAAAGTATAGGGAGGTGATTAGGTCCTACTTTCACAAGGAATTtccaatttcattattttatttttctaaccaACTTCTAAATTCTAactagttttaatattttaaatatttattttttaattttttacataccCCTATACAACACTTATCGACTCTCTAACCCTAAGATAAAGGTAATatattatagattttaaattattttttacttaatttacatattataaaagtGATTTAACCTAACATAACTTATTATCTAAGTTAagcttttattattaaatttatagatTATTTAGACCGTGAAACCAAATATATAAGGTTAATGCTAatatgcaaataaaaaaaaaattcttgcaTCATAAGGGGTATTGTACCATTTGAGAGAATGATGCCATACACAAGTACCATAGATAGCTAAAAATGTGGCAGAGAACGCATTTattgttataaaatatatttattatattaacaatatcaccttagtataacataaaaaaatgttTGATTGTACAAGCATGCTGCGTATTTCATAACATCAATCATAggggaaatttgaaatttatatgaTCCACACTTTGTAAAGTATATGGAAGAAAGAGATCTTGATAACCTTAATTTAAATTCAGATAATGATGAACTCGGTAATCTTGATAAGCCTTTTTGGTTCCCTATTTCCTTTCACCGGTGAGCTTCTTCTCTTCTACAcccattttttcttcttttcatgtTTGATCATCCATTTCGTTGCAAACCCAtctttaattatgtttatttacCTGCCTTTTTTTCCTTCAGACAATGACAAACCCTAATTTAAGGATGAATCTATGGTTTTTGCCTTGAACACTTTTAGCAGAACACTTTTACTCAATggttttttcctttttcccttcAGGTTTTAGGActccattttttaatttttggttatgtTATAACTTTGGTGAGtttgttataattataattatataatttttcaaCATAGTACGATTATTACATTCTTGCTAACTTGGTTGATTTTGAAGAGATGATTACATGATTAACCtatgttgggttaatatatatatattggatttttTGGCAAGCCAAGATTCTGTTATGAACAATTGTGCGTGGAAAAAGAATAATAATGCAGGAGGAGAAGGTAGTTGATAGATTTAGAGAAAGGAaaaatattccaaggtttttacatgccttttcataattgatgacACCATTATTTATAGTCTATTAACCATTCAAAACAAGACAAAATCCGTTAGTGCTTTAGGTGGTCtcctctctcaaatttctctgCGTTCAGCGGCTGGTGCAATGCTACTCACTGGTGGGTCCTGGTTCTCCAGCTCATTGGTGTTGATGTGGATTCCTTCATGTTTTTGCTCGTCCATAACATCATCCCCTCCAAGTGTGGGAACGTTGTCCTCAAGGTTTGGCATCGGATTGACGGACTGAGGTTCCCCTGCATCGATTAACAATGGAAGCGGAGTAATCTGCTGAAGTGGTTATCCCTTACATGGTTTCAGCTGAGAGACATGAAATACGGCATGAATGCGTATTGAATCCGGTAGGTCCAACTTGTAAGCTACGGTTCCCACTCGTTTGAGTACACGATAGGGACCAAAGAATCGAGGATTGAGCTTGTGTTGCTTCTTCAAACGTAGCGACAATTGTCGACACGGCTGCAACCGTACAAAGGCCCAATCTCCCTCTTTTAATTCCAGCTCTCAGCAATGTCTATCAGTTTGCATTTTCATCCTATTTTGTGCTGTGAATAGATTCTGCCTCAACTCTCTTAACAGAAGATCACGTTCATTCAAGTCATGGTCGAGCTGGGTATTTGAGGAACCACCATCCGTATAACTTACTATTGTTGGGGGTTCGCAACCATACAACGCCTTGAACGGTGTCATGCCTGCTGAATCTTGATAAGCAGTGTTATACCAATACATGGCTTACACAAGGTAACTTTTCCAGATCATCTCCTGCCATGCAACTAAGATACATCTCCAAACATCAATTTAGGGCCTCCGTTTGGCCGTCCGTC
Protein-coding sequences here:
- the LOC107887374 gene encoding NAC transcription factor 29-like, with amino-acid sequence METKTSSDLPPGFRFHPTDEELITFYLKNQAKSKPCPVSIIPEVDIYKFDPWQLPDKAEFGEKEWYFFSPRDRKYPNGVRPNRATVSGYWKATGTDKAIYSGSKYVGVKKALVFYKGKPPKGLKTDWIMHEYRLNDSRKQITKQNGSMRLDDWVLCRIYKKKNPGGRGLDQQVEESNAPIHMTQCSNDASETQQMLKFPRTNSSIPQLLELDYMGPISQLLGENTYNSSFDYFPNTIDSNTTGDHVEKLQLQEIPYQYTDSGKLQVNESGFLNQQVYMNPMLYQFQ